The following are from one region of the Candidatus Obscuribacterales bacterium genome:
- a CDS encoding TrbI/VirB10 family protein, with product MKITTMKLKSLSALASALAVLATCAPGYAENAPANSGNGLNFKFFTEEPPESQESTQAAPAAPSNPDKETETTAATPAKEEVAHSSIDDEAPADGTQIASRKLTGYIRVVPVGTKIPIIMDSAVDSDTSQEGDEFTARSSEDLSIDGSTVLPAGSIIKGRIAKISPPKTMGRSGAVSLKFDTVTTPDDRQIPIVANLVAHGGVVHARRGLKDIAIDGATITLPTAAGLGIGLLAGGTGQGRVSPGVGAGIGAGVGVAVGAAILLIKKGKRVDVRPGDELKIELGEDLRMPVM from the coding sequence TTGAAAATCACAACAATGAAACTGAAGTCCTTATCTGCACTAGCAAGCGCCCTGGCGGTTTTAGCGACCTGCGCGCCCGGTTACGCCGAAAATGCCCCTGCCAATTCCGGCAATGGGCTTAACTTCAAGTTCTTTACAGAAGAGCCGCCCGAATCCCAAGAATCGACTCAGGCAGCTCCGGCAGCCCCCAGCAATCCGGATAAAGAGACAGAAACTACCGCTGCCACACCTGCCAAAGAAGAAGTAGCTCATTCATCTATTGATGATGAGGCACCTGCCGATGGCACACAAATAGCCAGCCGTAAACTGACAGGTTATATTCGCGTGGTTCCGGTTGGAACAAAAATTCCAATCATTATGGATAGCGCTGTTGACAGTGATACCAGTCAGGAAGGCGATGAATTTACAGCTAGATCATCTGAAGATCTATCAATTGATGGATCAACAGTATTGCCGGCTGGTTCAATCATCAAAGGACGTATCGCTAAAATAAGTCCGCCAAAGACAATGGGCAGATCCGGTGCGGTCAGCCTGAAATTCGACACAGTTACAACTCCAGACGATCGTCAAATTCCAATTGTGGCCAATCTGGTGGCACATGGTGGTGTTGTGCACGCACGTCGTGGATTGAAAGATATTGCTATTGATGGTGCCACCATTACTCTGCCGACGGCAGCCGGTTTAGGAATTGGTCTTCTTGCCGGTGGAACAGGACAAGGACGCGTAAGTCCGGGAGTCGGCGCTGGTATCGGTGCCGGTGTCGGTGTTGCAGTTGGTGCAGCAATTCTTCTAATTAAAAAAGGCAAGCGTGTTGATGTGCGTCCAGGCGACGAGTTAAAAATCGAACTCGGCGAAGACCTGCGCATGCCTGTAATGTAA
- a CDS encoding zinc ribbon domain-containing protein → MINCPICSVVNDDAARFCAECGQRLQPDPAPVATQMPAKEPEIAAPPPVQAAPEIVPTQPAVTPEAISAIEEAKRPTPPKPMKKLHSPLLKPDEYEEEEEPPIHTTGKKGRALRSPILGGSEPSYEYESEQDEFASKHKGLRSPLLGGSEVEQPQHRFAAEPSHTRPGHLHSPLLDSTYDEYDDFIDDFETVEDPNVLRSPLLAAKVPMHTHSHEPKEETPAPTPAAPPPVTPPVAPPASMNPPISSPVSVPPTSSPMPVATPTPSAPSQTPSMNTPLSSPLESASRFPTAGVGQLPHPTKLGVGGPTGLRSSLLGSQEEEEYESSRYAPPPEQHQDAGMSSVIRMFVWPLALAACVRLWVMAEYAAGGMLSPPVIAGELSHIVVIAFLILVAINYPTQKRF, encoded by the coding sequence GTGATTAATTGCCCAATATGTAGTGTGGTTAACGATGACGCAGCCCGTTTTTGTGCTGAATGTGGGCAGCGCCTTCAGCCTGATCCGGCTCCCGTAGCCACCCAAATGCCGGCAAAAGAGCCGGAAATCGCCGCCCCGCCGCCAGTTCAGGCAGCGCCTGAGATTGTGCCGACACAGCCGGCAGTCACTCCGGAAGCTATATCGGCAATTGAAGAGGCTAAAAGACCAACGCCACCAAAACCAATGAAGAAATTGCACTCGCCTTTGCTCAAGCCGGATGAGTACGAAGAAGAAGAGGAGCCACCAATCCACACAACCGGAAAGAAAGGTCGCGCGTTAAGATCACCAATTTTGGGTGGCTCAGAACCATCATACGAATATGAATCCGAGCAAGATGAGTTTGCCTCCAAACATAAAGGACTGAGATCTCCATTGTTAGGTGGTAGTGAAGTTGAGCAACCGCAACATCGCTTTGCGGCAGAGCCGAGTCATACAAGGCCGGGTCATTTGCATTCACCGCTTTTGGATTCTACATATGATGAATATGATGATTTCATCGATGACTTTGAAACAGTTGAAGATCCAAACGTTTTGCGCTCGCCTTTGCTTGCTGCAAAAGTTCCGATGCACACACATTCCCATGAGCCAAAAGAAGAGACGCCGGCTCCGACTCCAGCAGCACCGCCTCCGGTGACTCCACCTGTTGCACCACCGGCATCAATGAATCCGCCAATTAGTTCTCCAGTAAGTGTGCCACCAACATCATCACCGATGCCCGTGGCAACTCCAACGCCAAGCGCGCCAAGTCAGACTCCTTCAATGAATACGCCGTTGTCTTCACCGCTTGAATCTGCAAGTCGTTTTCCAACAGCAGGTGTTGGTCAATTGCCACATCCAACTAAATTGGGCGTAGGTGGACCAACTGGGTTGAGATCATCATTATTAGGTTCTCAAGAGGAAGAGGAATACGAATCTTCACGTTATGCTCCTCCGCCCGAACAGCACCAAGATGCAGGCATGTCAAGCGTTATTCGTATGTTTGTTTGGCCTTTAGCTTTGGCAGCCTGCGTCAGATTATGGGTAATGGCTGAATATGCGGCCGGCGGAATGCTTTCACCGCCAGTCATTGCCGGCGAGTTGTCGCACATAGTTGTGATCGCTTTTCTTATATTAGTTGCGATAAACTATCCGACTCAAAAGAGATTTTGA
- the clpS gene encoding ATP-dependent Clp protease adapter ClpS — protein sequence MGEGHGQQVIEKKPGIGDTETYPNYRVILLNDDHNTFEHVASCLMKHIPAMSSDKAWGLTNQVHFEGAATVWCGPREVAELYYELLKQEGLTATIEPDA from the coding sequence ATGGGTGAAGGACACGGACAGCAAGTCATTGAAAAAAAGCCTGGCATAGGCGACACAGAGACATATCCGAATTATCGAGTCATTCTACTCAACGATGATCACAATACATTCGAACACGTAGCAAGTTGCCTGATGAAACACATTCCAGCAATGAGCTCTGACAAGGCTTGGGGTCTGACTAATCAAGTCCACTTCGAAGGTGCCGCCACAGTTTGGTGCGGACCAAGAGAAGTTGCCGAACTCTACTATGAATTGCTCAAACAAGAAGGACTAACTGCAACTATTGAGCCGGATGCCTAA
- the miaA gene encoding tRNA (adenosine(37)-N6)-dimethylallyltransferase MiaA, which produces MRELLPKKEKLVALVGPTGSGKTALALELAEAMPIEVIACDSRTVYKHMDIGTAKPTAEECAKARHHMIDLVNPDDKYTVSQFRQEAADIMDGVIRRGHLPVVCGGTGFYARALLEGLEMPDVSPQSELRQELTELAESKGNDALWEKLKEVDPQTAEKLNVNDRFRVVRALEVFKVLGKPFSEAASRVDPPYDTIWIGLNANDRANLYQRITDRFAEQVKLGMVEEVEALRAKWGDARALTSTVNYSEIMLYLKGEMTKEEALEKALRHNCQLARKQLIWFRANEAIKWFAIDEDFNQMTENVVNYVKSRL; this is translated from the coding sequence GTGAGAGAGTTGCTCCCCAAAAAAGAAAAACTAGTGGCGCTCGTCGGACCAACGGGGTCGGGGAAGACGGCTTTAGCGTTGGAATTGGCTGAAGCAATGCCCATTGAAGTAATTGCTTGTGATTCACGTACTGTATATAAGCACATGGATATTGGTACTGCTAAGCCGACAGCTGAAGAGTGTGCCAAGGCAAGACATCATATGATTGATCTTGTTAATCCGGACGACAAATATACAGTCTCTCAATTCAGACAAGAAGCCGCAGACATTATGGATGGTGTCATTCGGCGTGGTCACTTGCCTGTTGTTTGTGGTGGTACTGGTTTTTATGCCCGAGCGCTTTTGGAAGGACTGGAGATGCCGGACGTCTCACCGCAGTCAGAGTTAAGACAAGAATTGACCGAGCTTGCTGAGAGCAAAGGCAACGATGCACTTTGGGAAAAGCTGAAAGAAGTTGATCCGCAGACAGCGGAGAAGTTGAATGTTAATGATAGATTTCGCGTGGTGCGTGCGCTTGAGGTGTTTAAGGTATTAGGTAAGCCATTTTCAGAGGCAGCAAGTCGTGTCGATCCTCCCTATGACACTATCTGGATTGGACTCAATGCTAATGATCGCGCAAATCTTTATCAGAGAATTACAGATAGATTTGCCGAGCAAGTAAAACTTGGCATGGTGGAAGAAGTTGAGGCTTTGCGTGCAAAGTGGGGCGATGCGCGCGCACTAACAAGCACAGTTAACTACAGTGAAATTATGCTGTATTTGAAAGGCGAAATGACCAAAGAAGAAGCATTGGAAAAAGCATTGCGACACAATTGTCAGCTTGCGCGCAAGCAACTTATTTGGTTTCGCGCGAATGAAGCAATTAAGTGGTTTGCTATAGACGAAGACTTCAATCAGATGACAGAGAATGTGGTGAATTACGTCAAATCCCGATTATGA
- the sppA gene encoding signal peptide peptidase SppA — protein sequence MTTFRPSKQLIIWILVGLSLLAIPVGLISSYVTASKNADAEFDSSPFRPVIDHLLVLELKGMIASGGDESAFAKVGTAGWLNRQLRRAQKDNHVKGVLLRINSPGGTVATSQEIQQSVLAFRKSGKPIVVSMIDVAASGGYYVACAADKIVALPGTITGSIGVIMNLYNLEGAEHKLGIESNVVKSGKFKDIGSFSRPMTAEERELLQGIIADTYDQFVTAVSEGRHMDVAAVKKIADGRIISGRQALAAGLVDQLGGYEEAVASLQDLSRQKFGHSGDLKVIDKRMPTILSVLMESASSNAGVTSLVDQLMPESMRFSYQKQPLWLMQ from the coding sequence ATGACGACTTTTCGTCCAAGCAAGCAACTAATTATTTGGATACTCGTTGGACTTTCTCTGCTGGCTATTCCAGTCGGGCTTATAAGTTCATATGTGACAGCATCTAAAAATGCTGATGCGGAGTTTGATTCTTCGCCGTTTCGTCCGGTTATTGATCATTTGCTTGTATTAGAGTTGAAGGGCATGATTGCTAGTGGTGGTGATGAGTCCGCTTTTGCAAAAGTTGGTACTGCCGGATGGTTGAATCGCCAGTTGAGACGGGCGCAGAAGGATAACCACGTCAAAGGTGTGTTGCTCAGAATAAATTCGCCTGGTGGAACTGTTGCGACAAGTCAGGAAATTCAACAGTCGGTTTTGGCATTTCGTAAATCAGGCAAGCCAATTGTTGTATCGATGATAGATGTAGCCGCTTCCGGCGGTTACTATGTCGCTTGTGCGGCGGACAAGATTGTTGCTTTACCAGGGACTATTACGGGCTCAATTGGCGTGATCATGAATCTGTACAACTTAGAAGGTGCCGAACACAAATTGGGCATTGAGTCCAATGTTGTTAAATCCGGAAAATTCAAAGATATCGGCTCATTTAGTCGACCAATGACGGCTGAAGAACGTGAATTACTGCAAGGAATTATTGCCGACACATATGATCAATTCGTCACTGCTGTTAGTGAGGGACGTCATATGGATGTTGCGGCAGTTAAAAAGATTGCCGATGGCAGAATTATCAGTGGCAGACAGGCATTGGCAGCCGGTCTTGTTGATCAGCTAGGCGGCTATGAAGAAGCCGTGGCAAGTTTGCAGGATTTGAGCCGTCAGAAGTTTGGTCATTCAGGCGATTTGAAAGTAATAGACAAACGTATGCCGACAATATTGTCGGTGCTGATGGAATCAGCATCGAGCAATGCAGGTGTTACGTCCTTAGTTGATCAACTGATGCCTGAATCGATGCGCTTTTCGTATCAAAAGCAACCGCTTTGGCTCATGCAATAG
- a CDS encoding YIP1 family protein, whose translation MNQLDLITDTIWGIFTQPRKAFREILEHPEFDRQYFWGAVAVVTLASLIDGLTVPSVVDPGWMFFSLFVSLIVGFARWFFLAALAALTVTLFGAHMSRIAVCLITTGWAFLPGILLAPLGCYRLLLGPLYPVLSISILLWVIALEWIAIQETYKLRGMEMYCLVFAVPSLFFFTQLFWIWPFVSEILKASIS comes from the coding sequence ATGAACCAACTAGATTTGATTACAGATACAATCTGGGGAATCTTTACTCAACCCCGGAAAGCCTTTCGCGAAATACTTGAGCATCCGGAATTCGATAGGCAATATTTTTGGGGTGCGGTTGCCGTTGTCACCCTAGCTTCACTCATTGACGGGCTTACGGTTCCGTCAGTAGTTGATCCTGGATGGATGTTCTTTTCGCTTTTTGTCTCACTAATAGTAGGTTTCGCTCGTTGGTTTTTCTTAGCGGCGTTGGCTGCATTGACAGTCACACTATTTGGCGCTCATATGTCGCGTATTGCCGTCTGTTTGATAACAACGGGTTGGGCATTTCTACCGGGGATACTTCTAGCGCCGCTTGGCTGTTATAGACTGCTTCTTGGGCCTCTCTATCCGGTTCTTTCTATTTCTATTTTGCTCTGGGTAATTGCGCTTGAATGGATTGCTATCCAAGAGACATATAAGCTTCGCGGTATGGAGATGTACTGCTTGGTTTTTGCTGTGCCAAGCCTATTCTTCTTTACGCAATTGTTTTGGATTTGGCCATTTGTCTCTGAAATCCTGAAGGCAAGTATTTCGTGA